Proteins encoded together in one Cardiocondyla obscurior isolate alpha-2009 linkage group LG07, Cobs3.1, whole genome shotgun sequence window:
- the LOC139104041 gene encoding protein FAM200A-like, with protein MTMNRKKCQKIVTNLLCPIETHRVVDIIQNNKFSIFIDETSNISNQKWMTFLVRYVNLETLDTCSQLVKLIDIDAKSSSADKLFDAFIKEMWKLQIPFPNIIAMSCDNASVMVGKYSSFKTKLKNFCKNLLTLSCPCHSAALVAHSACNKIPEYCEEFVKKVATFINSSPKRSAIFEKFAISFQETNRKILKLSDTRWLSRNSKLLSRLKEIEMPEFDNNENQISVNKIYVGDECEKYLNNLITEGRADIVANIRQDCLQFYVTAAQDICKRLPIHDAFLSKLKVFECNIALCHSDRETSFNDVSYIANTFGGFDIENLKKEWFALQKDFNELEKNLFATLDFDDLWKKILHRRQYPNLKSLLNAVRSLPNSNADSERIFSFLPDLKTKKRNKLAPASINALCVLKSALKARRKTALNIEVNEKHFSLMSTDKLYATYCNKRKSQLMLHAANDDEIAGPSSSNVQ; from the exons aTGACTATGAAtcgaaaaaaatgtcaaaaaattGTGACAAATCTTTTATGTCCGATTGAAACTCATCGTGTAGTCgacattatacaaaataataaattctcaatttttattgATGAAACATCAAACATTTCAAATCAGAAATGGATGACGTTTCTTGTGCGATATGTTAATCTTGAAACGTTAGATACTTGCTCgcaattagtaaaattaatagatattgATGCAAAAAGTAGCAGCGCGGATAAATTATTCGAtgcatttataaaagaaatgtgGAAATTGCAAATTCCATTTCCAAATATAATTGCAATGTCATGCGACAATGCATCTGTTATGGTGGGCAAATATTCCtcatttaaaacaaaacttaaaaatttttgtaaaaatttattaacacttTCATGCCCTTGCCATTCCGCAGCTTTAGTTGCACATAGTGcatgtaataaaattccaGAATATTGCGaggaatttgtaaaaaaagtagCAACTTTTATCAACAGTAGTCCAAAACGTTCGgctatttttgaaaaatttgctATAAGTTTTCAGGAAACAAatcgcaaaattttaaagttgtcTGATACACGATGGCTTTCTCG aaatagtA AGCTTTTAAGCAggttaaaagaaattgaaatgccagaatttgataataatgaaaatcaaatatctgtaaataaaatatatgtaggAGATgaatgcgaaaaatatttaaataatttaattactgaaGGACGTGCAGACATTGTTGCAAACATTCGACAAGATTGTTTGCAATTTTACGTAACTGCTGCACAAGATATTTGCAAAAGGCTACCAATACATGATgcctttttatcaaaattaaaagtttttgaatGTAATATAGCTTTATGCCATAGTGATAGAGAAACTTCATTCAATGACGTTTCTTATATTGCTAACACTTTTGGTGGATTTgatatagaaaatttaaaaaaagagtgGTTTGCATTACAGAaagattttaatgaattagagaaaaatttatttgcaacattagATTTTGATGActtgtggaaaaaaattttacaccgTCGTCAATATCCTAatttaaaatctcttttaaatGCTGTTAGATCATTACCAAACTCAAATGCTGATTCCGAAagaatcttttcctttttgccagatttaaaaactaaaaagcGAAACAAACTTGCGCCTGCAAGTATAAACGCTTTATGTGTGCTTAAGTCAGCATTAAAAGCGAGAAGGAAAACCGCATTAAATATTGAAGTAAATGAAAAGCATTTCTCTTTAATGTCAACAGATAAATTATATGCAACATATTGTAATAAACGAAAAAGTCAATTAATGCTACATGCTGCAAATGATGATGAAATTGCTGGTCCCTCCTCGTCTAAtgtgcaataa